In the Bacillus sp. FJAT-42376 genome, ATTAAAGACATTTGGGATATGGGGACTGTTGGGCGGGATCGCCATTGAAGCATCCTCTGTTCCTTTTCCCGGTTCCCTTTTAACATTGGCATACGGCTTTGTACTTGACCAGCCCATGTCTTCGATGATTTGGATCGCCGTACTAGCAAGCATCGTATATACGATTTTTTCCCTTATCCCTTATTGGATCGGGGCAAAACTCGAACATAAAGTTAAGAAAAAATTTAAACGAAAGAAAAAAACCATTGAACGTACACAGCGCTGGTTCAAGAAATGCGGAATCTGGAGCATTGCACTCTCCAGACCCCTTGGAATCGGCAACTACATTTCTTACGTCTCTGGTTTATCAAAAGTTAAACTTGTACCGTTCCTTGCTCTCACATTCATAGGAGTATTTCCATTAAACATTGCTATGCTCTGGCTGGGTTCTGCGGGGAATCTCGGTTCCGTCCAGACCTTCATGTCGAATATGCAAACCATCATCCTTATTCTTGCAGGAGCTGCCCTGGCAGGATACCTTATCTACCGTTTCTATTTCAAA is a window encoding:
- a CDS encoding VTT domain-containing protein, yielding MLEFIIHLLKTFGIWGLLGGIAIEASSVPFPGSLLTLAYGFVLDQPMSSMIWIAVLASIVYTIFSLIPYWIGAKLEHKVKKKFKRKKKTIERTQRWFKKCGIWSIALSRPLGIGNYISYVSGLSKVKLVPFLALTFIGVFPLNIAMLWLGSAGNLGSVQTFMSNMQTIILILAGAALAGYLIYRFYFKKRKCGSDTQTKSSSV